ACATTGTTTATTTGATTTGTTGAATAAGATTAGTTCTTACGTATATTGTGCAAGGGAAAACtttgaatttgaaataaatacagACGTACTCGAAAACAAAGATATTTTGCAAGGGGAAACACCATTTATACGTTCTTGTTTAACAAAAAGCGAATGGAAGAATTTATGGAATCATTATGTCATTTGTGAAAGGTATAACAATCGATATTAATAACGTTTTCGATTACATTGAGTTTGAACTTAATACGAGATGGATTAGCAGTGTCACATACCGGAACCGTCCAATTAGAAAATAGAGGATTAAACGGAGCGCAGGATCGAAATCATATTAACCGacgtagaaaaagaagaaacgatTTAGAAGGAGTAGCAAAGCAGATTATGAAAAGaacattttactaattttaaatgccataatagaaataaattgcaCAAAGATTCTGAAATATCTGATGATGTGGACAAGTTCCAAAATAAGACAAAGTCTGTTGGCATGTTCAGATTTGACGGAAGAAATGAATCAGGATTTGCACTTTGTACTCGTTTCTGCTGCCAATCTGCTATCAGATTGCTCGTAAGCGCAGAACCTACTCGAGATTTTTCCTGATAATCTACTGACATAAAATGTCAGCAGAATCTGCTACAGATCTTGAACTTAATGCACATATAGCTATGGTTCTAGTATCAGATCTGATCAAAGCTGCTAATCGACACTCAGACTACACGCAGTTTCTTATTGTGATGCTATAATGATCAAGATCCATGAGGCATAATTCTAAGATGTGAAATATGATTTTGGAAGAGAAGGAACAAACGAAATTTGTTCGCGGCCAATTTGTATATCTAAAGTAAAAGTAAATGCTAATATAGAAGTTTCTAACTCTCTTGAAAGCATACGTTattatttcctttcttcttaaataaaattcgacCAACGATTACACTAGAAGAATAGATACGACCTTCGGCATATATATGTGTCCTTCTTTAAAGACAAAGAGTCCTTTTAAGTCCTTTAAGACGAAGAATAAACGAAATTTACAGCCGCGCGCTCCGTTCAGTATATATCGATAGTTCAAACTCACTGCGACCGAAAACGTTATAATATTCTCaatcttttcttatatttctaaaaatgaaaattattttgttccaATTTTACATTTGTAGAGAAATAGTAAAAACTTTTCGTAAGGGTTTGCTCGGACACAAGCATATATCTCAGGAAATAATTCCAGATCAAGTGCAATGTTATATGGAGATTTATAAGCATTGCACTtcatataacaattatttgaattatgaaGAGTTATCCGAAGATATTAAACTCTTATGGGAAGAATCCAAGAAGTCGTCACTCTGCAATTTTTCTAAGCTACCtgtaaagtattacaaaaagtCTATATTTCactctattaatttattgtaatgttgttatttcatatactaaagttgtctattttatttttacaggatgaaataataattaaaatattgggGAATTTAGATTTAAAGTCATTATGCCGTGTGAGTGGTGTAAATAAacgctttaattatttatcacgaGATACTCAACTTTACAAAAGTCTGAACATACGAAATATACATTACACGTATGAGCGCTTTAATTTCGatgatatatttctttactttgCACCCAGATGTAAATATTTGACACAATTGGATTTGTCATACTGCGACTTTTCCGTTGCAAACTTTAATACATTCCTTGCTACTTGCGGCAAATTTATaacgaatttaaaattaaattactgcaCATTTATCGACAATTCTGCTGTACTTCAAATTTCCAAGATATGCAAGAATTTAAAaggtatatgtaaaaaataattatgcagtaATTGTAAGAATTACGAGTAAACATTATATGGCTGTtgtagaaatatatacatatactatatacaTTTCTTTCAGGATTGGATTTAAATACTGTTAATAGTCTAAAATTCACAGAATTATCTCATCTTGCAAATTTAAAGTTTCTTGAGCGTTTACATCTTCAGTATATAGAATCTATACATAACGATACTCTTTGCGAAATACTGCAGAGTAATCAACAAATGCGCGACTTAAATTTAGCATACACGTACGAAAGGTTTGGGAAATACGCAATAAGATGGACAACTTTATGTCCAAATTTAGAAAAACTAAATTTAGAAAGAGCATATTTAACATTGCAAGATATTGATGCCCTTGCCAATTTCAAGAATTTGAAGGAAGTGAATTTTAGCCGGGTGTACGTACATaataaagttctttttttagtattatcctttattgaattgtatatatttagtaCTATCTTGTGTGCTTCTTATCATAACTATTGTATTTTGTTCTTCTGTTTGcgattaaaaaaactataataatggTATAACTTTTGTTTAGTTTCCCATTTTGGATGGCGGACCGCCAGCAGCACAGCATAGCCTACTATAGGAATAGTTTCCATAAATTGTTTTCCTCCTGTCAACGCTTAGAAAAAATCGACTTGAGCTTTAATCACAAGCTCACTGATCATGAATTAGAAACTCTATCGctgtgcaaaaatttaaaatgtttaaagttgaTAGCTGTATTGGATGTACCTGACATAATTTTCCTGCAATGTCCTAAACTGGAAGTTATCCATGTTTCGCGTGCAGAAACGAAACATTTAACTAATCAATGGAACGAAAGATATCAGCATATAACCATTGTATATTACGAGGGTTTATTTTTATAgtggaattaaaattttatatgtagtgagactaaaattttgtcaaatttaatgaactaattttttttaattttgttttttgaattttattaaatgtgtacTTTATTTCCAGAaacattttgttacattaaataaacaattgattacatataacaaaaatcgttatttttaaattgaattactctgtacattgatattaaataaagtgatgttaaataaaagtttatatgagtataagatattatttattaaaataagagaaatcTGTTTTCTTAAGGGAATATTTCCGTGTAACGGGTTAAAAAAAtcccaaaaaatttttgtttcatatttttatagtttgaaaTCTCAAAAGTGTGTTCCTAAAATATTAAgacaaaattcattaaattgacGAAGTTATAAAGGTTTAAAAGACGCAGTCTCCGTATGGCGCGCCGACTGAGATTCCCATGTGGCGGAGTGTCAAGTAGTGTATTAGACTTACTAATGTTTATGTGTCTTTTTGGTGTTTTCGGTGCAAATTGCAACTTTTTAgccgtttttatttttaatgaaggtTTTCATTCAATTTTGCAAATGAGTATAATGGGATTGAAAATCTGCCAAAATGTCAAAATCCTCGCCGTTACGAGAGATAACAAGCACATTGAATGTTTGGAGCAGCAGACTTCACATGAAGCAAAGGAGATGAGAATGGCCAAAAGACAAGAAAAAACAGATTAGTACGAGTTTTTTGGAGTTGAGGAAGGTCTCTTGTATGGCCCTGGcatacctttaatttgcgtttttgttgagcgttgtacaatttttttttgactgagttaggcaacactgaagcaaaaatggccttttttgctttaatgttgaacgattcagtgaataaaaatcgtacaacgctcaacatgTACGcatattaaagataaagattcacgctttcgaacgctgtaaactgcatttgtatgcaatttttaattcacgtcaaataaactcgtaaaatttgtcataaattttgccgcaactttatttttatccgtattatAGTATTGAAGAAAGGAATCATTTTTGCTTCCGTGCTGAATAacttagtgaaaaaaaatcgtataaagcccaacaaatatgcaaattaaaggtaaagattcacgctttcaaatactgtaaactgcatttgtgtgcgatttttattttacgctgtacaacttgacaaaatttttataagattttgacatttgtcggatttttttacgaattttgcaaagctccacggcgtgaaataaaaattccacaaaaatgcgGTATAaagcattcaaaagcgtgaatctttaccttgaatttaagtttttgttgaacgttgtacgatttttattcactgaattattcaacattgaagcaaaaaaggccatttttgcttcagtgttgcctaactcagtaaaaaagaaattgtacaacgctcaacaaaaacgtaaattaaaggtaaaaatcagagactttaagctttaaaatatttttttaaaattttttacaatcatttttgataaagttacactctcttgaattacgcctattttttggCGTCAGAATAGAtaatcccttaattttgctgtgtatatgtaaaatttctcataattataGAATCATTCTGTTACATtcggaggatttcacgatttccttTTTCGCAtctattatacaaaatatgaaatgtgAAACAAGCTAAAgaattgtctgtaaaatttataatacttatatccGGAATTccacgatttttcttttataaactaACACCCGGttactataagaaaaaaatcaaacattgtccTCGGaatatataatggccacatattacatTTGGAGCAATAA
The window above is part of the Solenopsis invicta isolate M01_SB chromosome 8, UNIL_Sinv_3.0, whole genome shotgun sequence genome. Proteins encoded here:
- the LOC120358472 gene encoding uncharacterized protein LOC120358472 codes for the protein MEIYKHCTSYNNYLNYEELSEDIKLLWEESKKSSLCNFSKLPDEIIIKILGNLDLKSLCRVSGVNKRFNYLSRDTQLYKSLNIRNIHYTYERFNFDDIFLYFAPRCKYLTQLDLSYCDFSVANFNTFLATCGKFITNLKLNYCTFIDNSAVLQISKICKNLKGLDLNTVNSLKFTELSHLANLKFLERLHLQYIESIHNDTLCEILQSNQQMRDLNLAYTYERFGKYAIRWTTLCPNLEKLNLERAYLTLQDIDALANFKNLKEVNFSRVFPFWMADRQQHSIAYYRNSFHKLFSSCQRLEKIDLSFNHKLTDHELETLSLCKNLKCLKLIAVLDVPDIIFLQCPKLEVIHVSRAETKHLTNQWNERYQHITIVYYEGLFL